The Micromonospora violae DNA segment ACGTGCCGGACGAGCCGGTGCGCACCCTGCTCGTCCCGGCCCATGGGTCCTGGCTGCGCCTCGACGAGGCGATCCGGTTCGCCGCCGCCGTGGGCGCGGCGGCGGCGTACCCGATCCACGACGCGCAGCTCAACGAACGCGGCCTGGCCAGCGTCGCCGGCTGGTTCACCGAGACGATCCCCGGCTACCGTCACCTGGCGCCCGGCGACACCGCCTGACTCCGGTCGTCACCGGCCGTCGTGGTGCGGAAACGGGGCGGTGGTGAGTGTGCGAACCGCACGGGTGATTCCTATCGTTCGGTGAGGGCGAGGGTCACGCCGAGCGCGACGAACGTGCCGGCGGCGGATCGGCGCAGCCAGTCGGTGACCCGGGGTCGGGTCAGCACCCGGTCGCGGACCCGGGCCGCGAAGATGCCGTAGCCGCTGAACACCACGAAGGTGAGCAGCATGAACACCGCGCCGCAGCCGAGCATCGCCCGGGTCGACCCCGGTGCCGTGGTGTCCACGAACTGCGGCAGGAACGCGACGAAGAACATCGTCGGCTTCGGGTTGAGCAGGTTGACCAGCACCCCGGAGACGATCACCCGGATGGCCGAGCGCTGTGGGGCCTCGGTCGTCGCCGTGAAGGCGTCGCGATCCCGCGCGATGGACCAGGCCAGCCAGAGCAGGTAGCCGACCCCGAGGTAGCGGACGATCTCGAACGCCGCGGCGCTGGTCTGCATCAGCGCGGCCAGCCCGGTCATCGCGGCCAGCAGGTGCGGCAACGTGCCCAGCGTGCAGGCGAACGCGGCCAGCACGCCGGCCCGAGCACCCCGCGACAGGCCGGCCGAGAGGGTGAAGAGCACCCCGGTGCCGGGGGTGACCACCACGATCAGGGTGGTGATCAGGAATGGGATGGTCACGGTTGTCCTCCGACGGAGTTGGCAGGTCTGGCTCCTGCTCACTCTGCTGCCACAATGGTCCGATGGGCAGAGCCAAACCAGCGGCCTCTGACAGGTCCATATCGGCCGGTTCCGACTTCCTGTACCTGACCATCACCGA contains these protein-coding regions:
- a CDS encoding LysE family translocator, producing the protein MTIPFLITTLIVVVTPGTGVLFTLSAGLSRGARAGVLAAFACTLGTLPHLLAAMTGLAALMQTSAAAFEIVRYLGVGYLLWLAWSIARDRDAFTATTEAPQRSAIRVIVSGVLVNLLNPKPTMFFVAFLPQFVDTTAPGSTRAMLGCGAVFMLLTFVVFSGYGIFAARVRDRVLTRPRVTDWLRRSAAGTFVALGVTLALTER